The following proteins are co-located in the Candidatus Zixiibacteriota bacterium genome:
- a CDS encoding glycerate kinase: MIEIDKKVKKVRRDILKVIWQSILLSHPDNTIKNHLKLHYNSLTIDNNKINLDAYDNIYVIGAGKASAHMAKAIENIFMRRITGGLICVKYGHGIKLHNILLAEAGHPVPDENSYSAAKKTLEIVQKCTHKDLIICLMSGGASSIWALPYAKIPFTDKQRCYEVLLGSGADIHEINTVRKHISRIKGGRLAQAAHSARLITLAISDVIGDDFSSIGSGPSTGDPTTFKDAMDVFTKYNLTQKIPKSIFEHTIAGLKGEIKETPKPNDRIFRGNIECIIASNKQFLEIAKQTGENLGYNAKIVSNELSGEASEVGKQIIENARKIRIAKKSGYKPTMLLFGGETTVTLKGDGKGGRNQELTLSAALEMTDLKDVVIASMGTDGTDGPTDAAGAFADTTTIARGNDIRLNAKEFLDRNNSYGYFDRLGDLIKTGPTGTNVMDIQAVIIY; encoded by the coding sequence ATGATTGAAATAGATAAAAAAGTTAAAAAAGTAAGAAGAGATATCTTAAAAGTTATTTGGCAGTCGATACTATTAAGTCATCCGGATAATACAATTAAAAATCACCTGAAGCTGCATTATAATAGCTTAACTATTGATAATAATAAAATCAACCTTGACGCTTATGATAATATCTATGTTATCGGCGCCGGTAAGGCATCCGCTCATATGGCTAAGGCTATAGAAAATATATTTATGAGACGAATAACAGGCGGTCTTATATGTGTCAAATATGGACATGGCATAAAGTTGCATAATATTCTCTTGGCGGAAGCCGGTCATCCTGTGCCTGATGAGAACAGCTACTCAGCCGCAAAAAAAACGTTGGAAATAGTTCAAAAATGCACTCATAAAGATTTAATTATTTGTTTAATGTCAGGAGGCGCTTCATCAATTTGGGCTTTGCCGTATGCTAAGATACCATTTACAGACAAGCAAAGATGTTATGAAGTCCTTCTGGGAAGCGGCGCAGATATTCATGAGATTAATACTGTCCGTAAGCATATTTCCCGAATTAAAGGCGGCCGTTTGGCGCAGGCGGCGCATTCAGCCAGGCTTATCACGTTGGCAATTTCTGATGTTATTGGCGATGATTTTTCCTCTATCGGATCCGGACCCAGTACAGGCGATCCGACAACTTTTAAAGATGCAATGGATGTATTCACAAAGTATAATTTAACTCAGAAAATTCCGAAGTCAATATTTGAGCATACTATTGCCGGCTTAAAAGGAGAAATTAAAGAAACGCCCAAACCAAATGACCGTATATTCAGAGGCAATATTGAATGTATAATCGCCTCTAACAAACAGTTCCTTGAGATAGCCAAGCAAACCGGAGAAAACCTGGGTTATAATGCTAAAATTGTATCCAACGAATTATCAGGGGAAGCAAGCGAGGTTGGCAAACAAATAATTGAAAATGCCCGCAAAATTAGAATAGCTAAAAAATCCGGCTATAAACCCACAATGCTGCTTTTTGGCGGCGAAACGACCGTTACTCTCAAAGGCGATGGCAAAGGTGGGCGAAATCAGGAATTGACATTATCAGCAGCTCTGGAGATGACCGACCTTAAGGATGTGGTGATTGCCTCAATGGGCACAGACGGCACTGATGGACCAACTGACGCTGCCGGCGCTTTTGCTGATACAACAACCATTGCAAGAGGCAATGATATACGGCTTAATGCTAAGGAATTTTTAGACCGTAATAATAGCTATGGATACTTTGACCGCTTGGGAGATCTTATTAAAACAGGTCCTACCGGAACAAATGTCATGGATATTCAAGCAGTTATAATATATTAA
- a CDS encoding glycosyl transferase, with product MSDFFQSGVIATFHRLKEQNPETLEADIIEFSQNKGITLVLPSLFSELYGPGLKTITEELKKVKYLQEIVVTLGPTTNEQFPVIKEHFAQLPQKVSMIWNSGSRIEALYDELTKHNLNPGPDGKGRSAWLAYGYILAKRDSRVIALHDCDIITYTRSMLDWLVYPVVSDKSNYEFCKGYYPRITDKMHGRATRLFVTPLIRALMKVVGYKDILRYFNSFRYILAGEFSMTTELASINRIPADWGLEVGVLAEIYRNSSLQRICQSELCDNYEHKHQDLSADDKNKGLNKMAIDIAKSFFRTLAAEGVVYNTGFFKSLQTAYQKEAEDFITRYRGDAMINGLQYDQHEEEFAVEVFTNAIKTAAEIIIKDPLGPPLIPNWTRVFSAIPDFDQKLLDAVGLDNQ from the coding sequence ATGAGTGATTTTTTCCAGAGCGGCGTCATCGCAACTTTTCACAGGTTAAAAGAGCAGAACCCGGAAACGTTGGAAGCTGATATTATTGAGTTCTCTCAAAACAAGGGAATCACCTTAGTTTTGCCGTCCCTTTTCTCCGAATTATATGGTCCCGGATTAAAAACCATTACAGAGGAATTAAAAAAAGTAAAATATCTGCAGGAAATTGTTGTAACGTTAGGACCTACAACCAATGAGCAATTTCCTGTAATAAAAGAACATTTTGCTCAGCTGCCCCAAAAAGTTAGCATGATATGGAATAGCGGTTCGAGAATTGAAGCCCTTTATGATGAGTTGACTAAACATAATTTGAACCCCGGACCGGATGGCAAAGGGCGCAGCGCCTGGTTAGCATATGGATACATACTTGCCAAACGAGACAGCCGAGTTATCGCCCTTCACGATTGTGATATTATAACTTATACGAGAAGCATGCTGGATTGGCTTGTTTATCCGGTGGTTTCCGATAAATCCAACTACGAATTCTGTAAAGGATATTACCCCCGAATAACCGATAAGATGCATGGCCGGGCTACCAGGCTTTTTGTAACGCCTTTAATACGGGCGCTGATGAAAGTAGTGGGATACAAAGACATCCTGCGTTATTTCAACAGCTTCAGATATATCCTGGCAGGCGAATTTTCAATGACCACCGAACTGGCAAGCATCAACCGAATTCCTGCCGACTGGGGACTTGAGGTTGGAGTATTAGCAGAGATTTACCGCAACAGCTCGCTTCAAAGAATATGTCAGTCGGAATTATGCGACAATTACGAGCATAAACATCAAGATTTATCTGCCGATGATAAAAATAAAGGCTTGAATAAAATGGCTATAGATATCGCTAAATCATTTTTCAGAACCTTAGCCGCCGAAGGTGTAGTATACAATACCGGATTTTTTAAATCGCTTCAGACAGCTTACCAAAAAGAGGCTGAGGATTTTATTACACGGTATCGGGGCGATGCAATGATAAATGGTCTTCAATATGATCAACATGAGGAAGAGTTCGCTGTTGAGGTTTTTACAAATGCCATAAAAACTGCCGCTGAAATTATCATCAAAGACCCGCTTGGCCCGCCGCTGATTCCAAATTGGACCAGAGTATTTTCAGCAATACCCGACTTCGATCAAAAACTATTGGATGCGGTAGGATTAGATAACCAATAA
- a CDS encoding glycosyltransferase, which yields MKYFTSLRPYIFKRIELIEKADILVGIPAYNNESTIAHVIEMVSEGLRKHYRDYKAVIMISDGGSTDDTRDVADAALINPWQEKLINIYRGPAGKGTALRAIFESASRLSVKACMVVDSDLKSITHDWVKYLLEPVINYNFDFVAPIYCRYKYDGTITNNVVYSLTRALYGKRIRQPIGGDFAFSKKSADFYMKQDVWETDIAKFGIDIWMTTSALVNGFKTCQSHLGVKIHDAKDPAVHLAPMYRQVVTTLFVLMDQYQDYWKNIKGSEATMIFGDDPGIEPDPIDVDLKQLIRKFKFGYRYFGVLWEKIFSEEIYGEIQKASKLSTADFSFSIEIWAKILYEVAATFHKWQHNRYKLVELTTPLYYARVASFINKTKDLSSSEAEHIVEEDALICEKLKPVLLNIWDKPLANNYDMDPELDEI from the coding sequence ATGAAATATTTTACATCGCTGCGGCCTTATATATTCAAAAGAATTGAATTAATTGAAAAAGCTGATATACTGGTTGGCATACCAGCCTATAACAATGAGAGCACCATTGCTCATGTTATTGAAATGGTTTCAGAGGGACTTCGCAAACACTACAGGGATTACAAAGCCGTAATAATGATTTCCGACGGCGGTTCGACTGATGATACGCGCGATGTTGCGGATGCTGCTCTTATTAATCCCTGGCAGGAAAAATTAATTAATATTTACCGCGGGCCGGCTGGTAAGGGAACCGCCTTACGAGCGATATTCGAATCTGCCAGCAGATTATCTGTTAAAGCCTGTATGGTTGTCGATTCAGACCTAAAAAGCATAACCCACGATTGGGTAAAATATTTACTCGAACCGGTTATTAACTATAATTTCGATTTTGTTGCGCCTATCTACTGCCGTTACAAATATGACGGCACTATCACAAATAACGTGGTTTATTCTCTTACCCGCGCCTTGTATGGCAAAAGAATTCGCCAACCCATCGGCGGCGATTTCGCTTTTTCGAAAAAGAGCGCCGATTTCTATATGAAACAGGATGTCTGGGAAACCGATATCGCTAAATTTGGCATCGACATCTGGATGACTACCAGCGCCTTAGTAAATGGTTTTAAAACCTGCCAATCGCACCTCGGGGTCAAGATACATGACGCTAAAGATCCGGCAGTGCATCTTGCTCCGATGTATCGTCAGGTTGTAACAACGCTGTTTGTCCTTATGGATCAGTACCAGGATTATTGGAAAAATATCAAAGGTTCTGAGGCGACAATGATTTTTGGCGATGATCCGGGTATCGAACCCGACCCGATAGATGTTGATTTGAAACAGTTGATTCGCAAGTTCAAGTTCGGTTATCGATATTTTGGAGTTCTCTGGGAAAAAATATTTTCTGAGGAAATTTATGGCGAAATCCAAAAAGCCTCGAAGCTTTCCACGGCTGATTTCTCCTTTAGTATTGAAATATGGGCTAAAATACTATATGAAGTTGCAGCTACATTTCACAAATGGCAGCACAACAGATATAAATTAGTTGAATTGACGACTCCGTTATATTATGCAAGAGTCGCCTCGTTTATCAACAAGACTAAGGATTTGAGTTCATCCGAAGCTGAACATATAGTTGAAGAAGACGCTTTGATATGTGAAAAATTAAAGCCTGTGCTGCTCAATATATGGGATAAGCCATTAGCTAACAATTACGATATGGACCCCGAGCTTGATGAAATCTAA
- a CDS encoding DUF3795 domain-containing protein: protein MPDLKYATYCGLYCGLCSSRGRIPKQAKALYETLKNEGFEYWGEFIDPKAKEFMSVLEKLNNSDNICPGCRQGGGPPFCGIRKCAKEKNIEVCAFCDEFPCKKIDGLAKGYVNLIADGKRLKEIGLDDWIDEQKERAKTGFCYVDIRCSPYEIPE from the coding sequence GTGCCGGATTTAAAATATGCTACTTATTGCGGACTATACTGCGGGTTATGCTCATCCCGCGGCCGAATTCCTAAACAGGCGAAAGCATTATATGAAACGCTAAAAAACGAGGGCTTTGAATACTGGGGGGAATTTATCGATCCTAAAGCTAAGGAATTCATGAGCGTTCTGGAAAAACTTAATAATTCTGATAATATATGTCCGGGATGCCGTCAGGGAGGCGGACCGCCTTTTTGCGGAATAAGAAAATGCGCTAAAGAGAAAAATATTGAGGTTTGCGCTTTCTGTGATGAATTTCCCTGTAAAAAAATCGATGGGCTTGCCAAAGGATATGTCAACCTTATCGCGGATGGAAAACGATTAAAAGAAATTGGCTTGGATGACTGGATTGACGAGCAAAAGGAAAGAGCAAAAACCGGATTTTGCTATGTAGATATTCGCTGTAGTCCCTATGAGATTCCAGAGTAA